From a region of the Candidatus Omnitrophota bacterium genome:
- a CDS encoding polysaccharide pyruvyl transferase family protein, which yields MSSQRAIPVAGDLGEEGAGVILSLQEVWFEYAKRPFVFVRPGGNFGDYLIYRGAEKLAIEMELRFRTLNHEEFMGARLDPEEVLYFHGGGGFNSWWSGRPIRAFQRAARVHRGVIIVGPQTYQADQEFLRRIFNDTLQVARAQRVMLFARELVSFRVVSEALGDGVELGVNHDTALYLSRADVLQRPVEPRYRLEAIRTDKEAVPISGGDGQAVRLDPAAYCRDFAHWISVHARAKAIVTNRLHSAMAGTILEIPTTLLANNYHKNRAVWEFSLRDRGVQWADTLPQSQRWGLGARLLHRPEMTSWRYRLYRQRGI from the coding sequence ATGTCTAGCCAACGAGCGATCCCTGTAGCCGGTGATCTGGGGGAAGAAGGAGCAGGGGTTATCTTGTCGCTTCAAGAAGTCTGGTTCGAGTATGCCAAGCGGCCGTTTGTCTTTGTAAGGCCTGGCGGCAACTTTGGAGATTATCTGATTTACCGCGGGGCTGAAAAACTTGCGATAGAGATGGAACTCAGATTTCGAACACTGAACCATGAGGAGTTTATGGGCGCACGGTTGGATCCAGAGGAGGTCCTCTATTTTCACGGGGGCGGCGGATTCAATTCCTGGTGGTCGGGACGGCCCATTCGCGCCTTTCAGCGGGCGGCACGAGTACACCGTGGGGTCATTATCGTCGGCCCGCAAACGTATCAAGCGGATCAAGAATTTCTTCGTCGCATCTTCAACGACACGCTGCAGGTCGCGCGGGCGCAACGCGTGATGCTGTTTGCTCGAGAGCTTGTCTCGTTCAGAGTCGTGAGTGAGGCGTTGGGAGATGGCGTTGAGTTGGGAGTGAATCATGATACCGCCCTGTACCTCTCCCGAGCGGATGTGCTTCAGCGTCCCGTGGAGCCTCGCTATCGATTAGAGGCGATCCGAACCGATAAAGAGGCGGTTCCCATCTCCGGAGGAGATGGGCAAGCTGTGCGGTTAGACCCTGCGGCGTACTGCCGAGATTTTGCTCACTGGATCAGCGTCCATGCCAGAGCGAAGGCAATCGTGACGAATCGCTTGCACTCGGCGATGGCCGGAACGATTCTTGAGATACCGACGACACTGCTGGCCAATAATTACCACAAAAACCGAGCGGTCTGGGAGTTTTCGCTGCGGGATCGCGGAGTTCAGTGGGCCGATACGCTGCCTCAAAGTCAACGCTGGGGATTAGGCGCACGGTTGCTGCATCGACCCGAGATGACGTCATGGCGCTATCGGCTTTATCGCCAGCGGGGGATCTGA